The DNA window GGCAAATTGGTTAGGGCATCGAAATGCGCGAGCCGTCGCAATTGCTCTTCGGAATGTTTAATGCGGCTGATATCGGAAAATACAGCCACATAATTAAGGATCTGATCTTGCTCGTCACGCACACAGCTGACAGTCAACCATTCCGGATATATTTCTCCATTCTTGCGCCTATTCCAGATTTCTCCCTGCCAATGACCTGTTCGTCCAATTTCGGACCAAAAGGATTGATAGTAGGTGAGGTCATGGCGGCCCGAGCTAAGGATGGTCGGATTTTGTCCGATCACTTCTGACTCGTCATAGCCGGTGATCTCGGAAAATGCTCGGTTCACGGCAACAATCTGGCAAGCGGCATTAGTAATCATGACGCCTTCCGCAGTACATTCGTAGACCGCAGCGGCCTGACGAAGACTATTTTCGGTGCGTCTTCGCTCAGTGACATCCTCCGTGATCCAAACCGAGCGCCGCATCGATGACACTCCATTGGGAACCGGTAGTGCGTGAGCATGAATTAGCCGAGACTTGCCGTCGGCTCCTACGATCCGATACTCGTATTCCACCTCGCTCTCGTCTGCTCGGCTGAACACCCGGTCTGACACGCCCTCCCGATCTTCTGGATGGAGGCAACGCAGCCAAAGTGCCGGGTCATGATACAAAAGTGAAACCGGATGGCCCCAGACGATCTCAAACATGTGGCTCACGTAGAGAATGCTAAATGCAAGCCCCTCAGGTTCGCCGCTGTCTCGCCATTCAATCAGCCAGACGACCTGCGGGAGGGTTTCGGCGACCTGACGGAATCTTTGTTCGCTTTCCCGTAGAGCCGTTTCGGCTCGTACGCGTTGAGTAATGTCATTGTTTACTTCCACAATGGACCACGGTGCGCCATGTTGGTCCCGCATTAACCTCCAATGGCTGGCGATAGAAATCGCTTGCCCGGCGCGGGTGGTATGGATCAGATCACCTTGCCATTCCCCGGTGCGCGAGACCGAGTCACGGATTTCGCCCAAAGAAATCGGAAATTGGGTTTGCAACAGTTCGTGAGCAACTTGACCGAGAGCCTCTTCGGCACTCCATCCGTACAAGTCGGCCGCGCCCAGATTCCAGAAAATGATGCGGTCCTCCAAGTCACGGGCAAGCACCGGAGCCAATTCAAGTAGGTTGGCCTGCTGCTGCAGTTGCTCGGCGTTGTGCTGCAAAGCCTGCTGTAGCCGCTTCAAAGAGGTCACCTCGGAAAACGTGATAACCACCCCCTCGATCTGCTTGTTTTCGACCAGGTAAGGTAAGACCCGCTTCAAGTACCACCGATCAAGCGTATCTTGGGCCTCAGATTCGATGGATTGACCGCTAATCATGACCTGCCGGGCATCTTCCTTCAGGTCACTGTTCCTTAAAATACTGGCAATGTCACTTATCGGTCGGCCGATATCCGTATCGATAAGATGCATTAACCGACCCATGGCGGGGGTATAGCGCTTGATTCGGAACTCCTTATCCAGAAAAATCGTGGCGATTTGGGTGCTGCTCAACAGGTTGTTGAGATCATTGTTGGTGGTGTGCAACTCAGCCACTTTGAGGTCTAGCGTACTGTTCGAATTGAGCAATTCCTCATTAAGTGATTGCAGTTCCTCTTTTGAACTCTCCAGTTCCTCGTTGGCGGACTGCAACTCCTCGTTCATAGCCACAGCTTCCTCGTGCACTGCCTTGAATTCCTCGTTCGAAAGCCGCAGGTGTTCAATGTTTCGTTGTAAATCGTCGCGTGTGGCCACCAACTCTTGTTCGAGCTGCTGGACCAGCAAACTGTCGCTCGTTTCGGCGAGAGCCTCACTAGGGGGCGTGTCGGCCAAACGATCTAGAACGAGGAGAATCCACTGGGCATCGGGGGGAGGCTGGACCGGCACAGCCTGGACTTGGATCGCGAAACCAGCCTTCCCTCGGGCGCCGACCTTGGTGATTCTTTCATTCTTGCGTTGTGTCTCCTGAACCGCAGACTGAATCAAACTTAGTAGTCCCGGTTTCATGCTGGCGAAGAGGTTTGTGGAAGGCTGTCCAGCAGGGAAGGTAAGAAAGTCCGACGTATTTCCAGTACTGTACAAAATCTCGTGCTTCGCATCGATCAAGATTTGAGCAGGACCATGGCGGTTAATTACGTTCTCGTACACTCGCTCTTGTTTGGGAACACGTGATGTTTCGTAGATACCGTCGGGAAAGATGAACCTTGGAAAGGCTTGCCCGCTGTAGGTGGGCATTTCCTTTTTTCGTGCCGTCTCCTTTAGCAGGCTGCGATAGATACGCCAACGTTTGGAAATGGTTTCGAAATTTCGGTACTGCGGACCGATGGACTCGGAGTTACCAAGAAACAAAAAGCCCCCGCTATTCAACGAATATTGGAAGATTGACAAGAGGTGGCGCTGAAATTCGGGCTCCAAGTAGATGAAGACATTACGGCAGACGATAAGATCCAGACGTGAAAATGGGGGATCGGCAACCAAGTTGTGTTGGGCGAAAACAATCATTTCGCGCAGGCTCTTGTTGATCTGATATCCTTGTTTGCACGGGACGAA is part of the Methyloterricola oryzae genome and encodes:
- a CDS encoding EAL domain-containing protein — encoded protein: MTEHLSIPTLPDDPVSDLLVVGIGASAGGLRALEAFFRAIPQGMTWVCVIVQHLPVHENSNMPELIARWTGMPAIVAKESTHLKAGHVYLPLPGHSLVLHDDRLELADLSFIGNRQRPIDYFLRSLAAAKGRKAVGVILSGMLNDGAMGLYAVRQQGGLGLVQEPASAEFDSMPKAAIEANGADLILPPERMPHAIRNFQTIISESDVKATAIEEHPNGVFDRITEILKREVSQDFRGYKKTSLLRRISRRMSLCGIDSMEAYFNRLEQDSDEVSHLAKDLMIGVTAFFRDREAYHILETIVIPRIFQDKKESEPLRAWVAGCASGQEAYSLAMLLAEQRDLIAPQRPISLFATDFNESALEMARSGLYLLNEVSDIDPQRLSRHFVPCKQGYQINKSLREMIVFAQHNLVADPPFSRLDLIVCRNVFIYLEPEFQRHLLSIFQYSLNSGGFLFLGNSESIGPQYRNFETISKRWRIYRSLLKETARKKEMPTYSGQAFPRFIFPDGIYETSRVPKQERVYENVINRHGPAQILIDAKHEILYSTGNTSDFLTFPAGQPSTNLFASMKPGLLSLIQSAVQETQRKNERITKVGARGKAGFAIQVQAVPVQPPPDAQWILLVLDRLADTPPSEALAETSDSLLVQQLEQELVATRDDLQRNIEHLRLSNEEFKAVHEEAVAMNEELQSANEELESSKEELQSLNEELLNSNSTLDLKVAELHTTNNDLNNLLSSTQIATIFLDKEFRIKRYTPAMGRLMHLIDTDIGRPISDIASILRNSDLKEDARQVMISGQSIESEAQDTLDRWYLKRVLPYLVENKQIEGVVITFSEVTSLKRLQQALQHNAEQLQQQANLLELAPVLARDLEDRIIFWNLGAADLYGWSAEEALGQVAHELLQTQFPISLGEIRDSVSRTGEWQGDLIHTTRAGQAISIASHWRLMRDQHGAPWSIVEVNNDITQRVRAETALRESEQRFRQVAETLPQVVWLIEWRDSGEPEGLAFSILYVSHMFEIVWGHPVSLLYHDPALWLRCLHPEDREGVSDRVFSRADESEVEYEYRIVGADGKSRLIHAHALPVPNGVSSMRRSVWITEDVTERRRTENSLRQAAAVYECTAEGVMITNAACQIVAVNRAFSEITGYDESEVIGQNPTILSSGRHDLTYYQSFWSEIGRTGHWQGEIWNRRKNGEIYPEWLTVSCVRDEQDQILNYVAVFSDISRIKHSEEQLRRLAHFDALTNLPNRLLLLSRLEHVIEVINRRGHGRCAILFLDLDRFKNINDSFGHPVGDDVLVNVAAKLLTRIRSEDTLARLGGDEFVVLMEELDRPEDAADLAQDLLELLAAPVTLSNGSEVFITGSIGISMFPNDATEATELLQHADAAMYQAKESGRNAYQFYTRELTVRAKQRIELESQLRHALLNDEFTIHYQPQVDIASGCICGCEALIRWQHSDGSLVAPGRFISLAEENGSIIAIGQWVLKRACMDGVTWIKSGHDDLCLAVNLSPRQFLQPDLPVMLEKILHETGFPAKNLELEITEGAIMEHGREAESTLDALKVLGVKISIDDFGTGYSSLAYLKRFPIDKLKIDQSFVHDIPHDHNDMEIAATIIAMSRNLRMQVLAEGVETEEQLGFLRERGCDAYQGYLFSRALPMAEWVKLLSKETSHQNRV